In Archocentrus centrarchus isolate MPI-CPG fArcCen1 chromosome 22, fArcCen1, whole genome shotgun sequence, one DNA window encodes the following:
- the lgals3a gene encoding galectin-3 isoform X3: MIMADFSLSDALGDDTPSQAKKIGNTNPSAPASNPPPPSNPGWPSSAPGAPTQPSAPLDYPGGSSGPGAPGQFPFPSGPGAPGQYPGPPSAPGGFPPGPGIPGQYPPGQYPGHYPPEGAPGQLPGGPVPYPTGPFPSGPGAPPGPYPNVPFPGGQPGGNGMYGPGGPGAFPPPAGPGAFPAFPSGGFPPIPPGSWGPPAGGGFPPAPGTFGPGPGPMGPYGGPAAPGGTLMVPYDLPLHAGIMPRLLITIIGEPLPGADRFNVDFIRGPDIVFHFNPRFNEQTIVRNSNLGGYWGPEEREGGFPFVQGRRFELKILVEEDMFKVAVDGNHLLEYEHRVGGLEEVTLLRVVGDLVLYSAAPSMI, encoded by the exons ATTATGGCAGACTTCTCG CTGTCAGATGCCTTAGGAGATGATACTCCAAGCCAGGCTAAGAAAATAGGCAACACCAACCCTTCTGCTCCTGCCAGCAACCCTCCACCTCCTTCAAACCCAGGATGGCCTAGTTCAGCTCCTGGAGCCCCCACCCAGCCCTCTGCTCCACTGGATTACCCTGGTGGATCATCTGGCCCAGGGGCACCGGGGCAGTTCCCATTCCCCTCAGGTCCTGGAGCACCAGGGCAATACCCAGGACCTCCTTCAGCACCTGGTGGCTTCCCCCCTGGTCCTGGGATACCTGGACAATATC CTCCTGGGCAGTACCCTGGGCATTATCCACCAGAAGGAGCTCCAGGACAACTACCTGGAGGTCCTGTTCCTTACCCAACTGGACCATTTCCTTCTGGCCCTGGAGCTCCCCCAGGGCCTTATCCAAATGTGCCTTTCCCAGGTGGCCAGCCAGGAGGCAATGGCATGTATGGGCCAGGCGGCCCAGGTGCATTCCCCCCTCCAGCTGGCCCTGGCGCTTTCCCTGCATTCCCCAGTGGAGGCTTCCCCCCAATACCACCTGGTTCATGGGGCCCACCAGCAGGTGGAGGCTTCCCACCTGCCCCTGGCACCTTTGGCCCTGGTCCGGGGCCTATGGGTCCATATGGTGGGCCTGCCGCCCCAGGAGGCACGCTG ATGGTGCCGTACGATCTCCCCCTTCATGCTGGAATAATGCCGCGACTTTTAATCACAATAATTGGGGAACCCCTTCCCGGTGCAGACAG GTTCAATGTTGACTTTATCAGAGGTCCAGACATAGTCTTTCACTTCAACCCTCGTTTTAATGAGCAAACAATCGTTAGAAACTCCAACCTAGGTGGATACTGGGGGCCTGAGGAGCGGGAAGGAGGGTTTCCATTTGTTCAGGGACGCCGTTTTGAG CTGAAGATCCTCGTGGAGGAAGACATGTTTAAAGTGGCGGTGGACGGCAACCACCTGCTGGAGTACGAGCACAGAGTCGGCGGGCTGGAGGAAGTGACCCTGCTGCGAGTGGTCGGAGACCTCGTCCTCTACAGCGCTGCCCCGAGCATGATCTGA
- the lgals3a gene encoding galectin-3 isoform X1 has product MIMADFSLSDALGDDTPSQAKKIGNTNPSAPASNPPPPSNPGWPSSAPGAPTQPSAPLDYPGGSSGPGAPGQFPFPSGPGAPGQYPGPPSAPGGFPPGPGIPGQYPPAPGAPGQFPSSPGAPGQYPGHYPPEGAPGQLPGGPVPYPTGPFPSGPGAPPGPYPNVPFPGGQPGGNGMYGPGGPGAFPPPAGPGAFPAFPSGGFPPIPPGSWGPPAGGGFPPAPGTFGPGPGPMGPYGGPAAPGGTLMVPYDLPLHAGIMPRLLITIIGEPLPGADRFNVDFIRGPDIVFHFNPRFNEQTIVRNSNLGGYWGPEEREGGFPFVQGRRFELKILVEEDMFKVAVDGNHLLEYEHRVGGLEEVTLLRVVGDLVLYSAAPSMI; this is encoded by the exons ATTATGGCAGACTTCTCG CTGTCAGATGCCTTAGGAGATGATACTCCAAGCCAGGCTAAGAAAATAGGCAACACCAACCCTTCTGCTCCTGCCAGCAACCCTCCACCTCCTTCAAACCCAGGATGGCCTAGTTCAGCTCCTGGAGCCCCCACCCAGCCCTCTGCTCCACTGGATTACCCTGGTGGATCATCTGGCCCAGGGGCACCGGGGCAGTTCCCATTCCCCTCAGGTCCTGGAGCACCAGGGCAATACCCAGGACCTCCTTCAGCACCTGGTGGCTTCCCCCCTGGTCCTGGGATACCTGGACAATATCCACCTGCACCAGGAGCTCCAGGTCAATTTCCATCCAGTCCTGGAGCTCCTGGGCAGTACCCTGGGCATTATCCACCAGAAGGAGCTCCAGGACAACTACCTGGAGGTCCTGTTCCTTACCCAACTGGACCATTTCCTTCTGGCCCTGGAGCTCCCCCAGGGCCTTATCCAAATGTGCCTTTCCCAGGTGGCCAGCCAGGAGGCAATGGCATGTATGGGCCAGGCGGCCCAGGTGCATTCCCCCCTCCAGCTGGCCCTGGCGCTTTCCCTGCATTCCCCAGTGGAGGCTTCCCCCCAATACCACCTGGTTCATGGGGCCCACCAGCAGGTGGAGGCTTCCCACCTGCCCCTGGCACCTTTGGCCCTGGTCCGGGGCCTATGGGTCCATATGGTGGGCCTGCCGCCCCAGGAGGCACGCTG ATGGTGCCGTACGATCTCCCCCTTCATGCTGGAATAATGCCGCGACTTTTAATCACAATAATTGGGGAACCCCTTCCCGGTGCAGACAG GTTCAATGTTGACTTTATCAGAGGTCCAGACATAGTCTTTCACTTCAACCCTCGTTTTAATGAGCAAACAATCGTTAGAAACTCCAACCTAGGTGGATACTGGGGGCCTGAGGAGCGGGAAGGAGGGTTTCCATTTGTTCAGGGACGCCGTTTTGAG CTGAAGATCCTCGTGGAGGAAGACATGTTTAAAGTGGCGGTGGACGGCAACCACCTGCTGGAGTACGAGCACAGAGTCGGCGGGCTGGAGGAAGTGACCCTGCTGCGAGTGGTCGGAGACCTCGTCCTCTACAGCGCTGCCCCGAGCATGATCTGA
- the lgals3a gene encoding galectin-3 isoform X2, whose translation MADFSLSDALGDDTPSQAKKIGNTNPSAPASNPPPPSNPGWPSSAPGAPTQPSAPLDYPGGSSGPGAPGQFPFPSGPGAPGQYPGPPSAPGGFPPGPGIPGQYPPAPGAPGQFPSSPGAPGQYPGHYPPEGAPGQLPGGPVPYPTGPFPSGPGAPPGPYPNVPFPGGQPGGNGMYGPGGPGAFPPPAGPGAFPAFPSGGFPPIPPGSWGPPAGGGFPPAPGTFGPGPGPMGPYGGPAAPGGTLMVPYDLPLHAGIMPRLLITIIGEPLPGADRFNVDFIRGPDIVFHFNPRFNEQTIVRNSNLGGYWGPEEREGGFPFVQGRRFELKILVEEDMFKVAVDGNHLLEYEHRVGGLEEVTLLRVVGDLVLYSAAPSMI comes from the exons ATGGCAGACTTCTCG CTGTCAGATGCCTTAGGAGATGATACTCCAAGCCAGGCTAAGAAAATAGGCAACACCAACCCTTCTGCTCCTGCCAGCAACCCTCCACCTCCTTCAAACCCAGGATGGCCTAGTTCAGCTCCTGGAGCCCCCACCCAGCCCTCTGCTCCACTGGATTACCCTGGTGGATCATCTGGCCCAGGGGCACCGGGGCAGTTCCCATTCCCCTCAGGTCCTGGAGCACCAGGGCAATACCCAGGACCTCCTTCAGCACCTGGTGGCTTCCCCCCTGGTCCTGGGATACCTGGACAATATCCACCTGCACCAGGAGCTCCAGGTCAATTTCCATCCAGTCCTGGAGCTCCTGGGCAGTACCCTGGGCATTATCCACCAGAAGGAGCTCCAGGACAACTACCTGGAGGTCCTGTTCCTTACCCAACTGGACCATTTCCTTCTGGCCCTGGAGCTCCCCCAGGGCCTTATCCAAATGTGCCTTTCCCAGGTGGCCAGCCAGGAGGCAATGGCATGTATGGGCCAGGCGGCCCAGGTGCATTCCCCCCTCCAGCTGGCCCTGGCGCTTTCCCTGCATTCCCCAGTGGAGGCTTCCCCCCAATACCACCTGGTTCATGGGGCCCACCAGCAGGTGGAGGCTTCCCACCTGCCCCTGGCACCTTTGGCCCTGGTCCGGGGCCTATGGGTCCATATGGTGGGCCTGCCGCCCCAGGAGGCACGCTG ATGGTGCCGTACGATCTCCCCCTTCATGCTGGAATAATGCCGCGACTTTTAATCACAATAATTGGGGAACCCCTTCCCGGTGCAGACAG GTTCAATGTTGACTTTATCAGAGGTCCAGACATAGTCTTTCACTTCAACCCTCGTTTTAATGAGCAAACAATCGTTAGAAACTCCAACCTAGGTGGATACTGGGGGCCTGAGGAGCGGGAAGGAGGGTTTCCATTTGTTCAGGGACGCCGTTTTGAG CTGAAGATCCTCGTGGAGGAAGACATGTTTAAAGTGGCGGTGGACGGCAACCACCTGCTGGAGTACGAGCACAGAGTCGGCGGGCTGGAGGAAGTGACCCTGCTGCGAGTGGTCGGAGACCTCGTCCTCTACAGCGCTGCCCCGAGCATGATCTGA